From one bacterium Scap17 genomic stretch:
- the eat gene encoding ethanolamine permease, translating to MTRDTHHDTNEQDYLARRQLKKGTAGWVLLAGLGVSYVISGDFAGWNFGIGEAGWGGFAIAALLMGIMYLALVLSLAEMSAAIPAAGGGYSFARQAMGPAGGYLTGLAVLIEYALAPAAIVIFIGSAVESLLGINGPIIYAIFYLVFIGIHLAGVGEALKVMMVISGLAVFAIIATAVALVGDFDSSRLFDIAPTNAWGASDFMPNGWYGIWAALPFGMWLFLAVEGVPLAAEESRNPARDVPRGIIGAMLFLMFTAVLVVFLLAGAAGAEAIGSSAVPLVDALKATGSEGLATLVNVLALAGLVASFFSIIYGYSRLVFALSRAGYLPKTLSLTSKRKAPTWALVVPGIFGFLVSLTGEGDLILGMAVVGATVSYALMAASHILLRLRQPALARPYRTPGGIVTSAIALVLSLIALTGVYAFDPRAFNYTLVLFVVGIAYYAIFSRHRLVAKTAEEEFALVANAESDLATS from the coding sequence ATGACTCGCGACACGCATCACGACACGAATGAGCAGGACTATCTGGCCAGACGCCAGTTGAAGAAGGGCACGGCAGGTTGGGTCCTGCTGGCGGGACTCGGGGTCTCCTATGTGATCTCCGGTGATTTCGCCGGCTGGAATTTCGGTATCGGCGAGGCGGGCTGGGGCGGCTTCGCGATCGCCGCACTGTTGATGGGCATCATGTATCTGGCGCTGGTGCTGTCGCTGGCGGAAATGTCGGCGGCCATTCCGGCCGCCGGCGGCGGTTACAGCTTCGCGCGTCAGGCCATGGGCCCGGCCGGCGGCTATCTCACCGGCCTTGCGGTATTGATCGAATATGCGCTGGCACCCGCGGCCATCGTCATCTTCATCGGCAGCGCGGTGGAGTCGTTGCTGGGCATCAATGGCCCGATCATCTACGCCATCTTCTATCTGGTGTTCATCGGCATCCACCTGGCGGGGGTCGGCGAGGCGCTCAAGGTGATGATGGTGATCAGCGGCCTGGCGGTGTTCGCGATCATTGCCACCGCCGTCGCGCTGGTCGGTGACTTTGACAGCAGTCGCCTGTTCGACATCGCGCCGACGAATGCCTGGGGTGCCAGCGATTTCATGCCCAATGGCTGGTATGGCATCTGGGCGGCGCTGCCCTTCGGCATGTGGCTGTTCCTGGCCGTGGAAGGGGTGCCGCTGGCGGCAGAGGAATCGCGCAATCCGGCTCGTGATGTTCCGCGTGGCATCATCGGCGCCATGCTGTTTCTGATGTTCACCGCCGTGCTGGTCGTCTTCCTGCTGGCCGGCGCTGCGGGTGCCGAGGCAATCGGCAGCAGCGCCGTGCCGCTGGTGGATGCTCTCAAGGCCACCGGCAGCGAGGGGCTGGCGACACTGGTCAATGTGCTTGCCCTGGCGGGGCTGGTGGCGTCGTTCTTCTCGATCATCTATGGCTACAGCCGTCTGGTCTTCGCGCTGTCGCGGGCCGGGTATCTGCCCAAGACGCTGTCGCTGACCAGCAAGCGCAAGGCGCCGACCTGGGCGCTGGTGGTGCCGGGCATCTTCGGGTTCCTGGTCTCGCTGACCGGCGAGGGCGATCTGATCCTGGGCATGGCGGTGGTGGGGGCGACAGTCTCCTACGCGCTGATGGCGGCCAGCCATATCCTGCTGCGCCTGCGTCAGCCGGCGCTGGCACGCCCCTATCGCACACCGGGCGGCATCGTGACGTCCGCCATCGCGCTGGTGCTCTCGCTGATCGCGTTGACCGGGGTCTATGCCTTCGATCCGCGTGCCTTCAATTACACCCTGGTGCTGTTCGTGGTGGGCATCGCCTACTACGCCATCTTCAGCCGTCATCGGCTGGTGGCGAAGACCGCCGAGGAGGAGTTCGCGCTGGTGGCGAATGCCGAGAGTGACCTGGCGACCAGCTGA
- the thiM gene encoding hydroxyethylthiazole kinase, with translation MTPSSSLSPGSLLNQLRQTTPLVHNITNHVAMTPTANTLLAIGASPLMAHAQQEIQEISAISAALSINIGTLSPSWIEAMQLAAMCAHRDGKPWVLDPVGIGASSLRQYACRALLEYRPSVIRANASEVLALIGEMSQGRGVDSGDDGEDAQERASRAAVALARAQNCVVAMTGRVDIVTDGKRQITVQGGHALMGRVTAMGCALSSVVAAFLAASLATSLDGHDDALQATAAALACYAEAGETAGQSAQGPGSFVPRFMDALYTLDADSTLLASRLELTDVT, from the coding sequence ATGACCCCATCGTCATCCCTTTCTCCCGGCAGCCTGCTGAATCAGCTGCGCCAGACCACCCCGCTGGTGCACAACATCACCAATCATGTCGCGATGACACCGACCGCCAACACCCTGCTGGCCATCGGTGCCTCACCGCTGATGGCGCATGCGCAGCAGGAAATCCAGGAGATCTCCGCCATCAGTGCGGCGCTGTCGATCAATATCGGCACGCTCTCACCCAGCTGGATCGAGGCCATGCAGCTGGCCGCGATGTGCGCCCACCGCGATGGCAAACCCTGGGTGCTGGACCCCGTCGGCATCGGCGCCTCGAGCCTGCGCCAGTATGCGTGCCGCGCGCTCTTGGAATATCGCCCCAGCGTGATTCGCGCCAATGCCTCCGAGGTACTGGCGCTGATCGGTGAGATGAGTCAGGGCCGCGGCGTCGACAGCGGCGATGACGGCGAGGATGCGCAGGAGCGTGCCAGTCGGGCCGCCGTCGCGCTGGCGCGCGCGCAGAATTGCGTGGTGGCGATGACCGGCCGTGTCGATATCGTCACCGATGGCAAGCGCCAAATCACGGTTCAAGGTGGCCATGCGCTGATGGGCCGCGTCACTGCCATGGGCTGCGCGCTGAGCAGCGTGGTCGCCGCCTTCCTCGCCGCCTCCCTCGCCACCTCCCTCGACGGACATGACGACGCCCTGCAGGCCACCGCCGCCGCGCTGGCCTGTTACGCCGAGGCCGGTGAGACGGCGGGTCAGTCAGCGCAAGGGCCGGGCAGCTTCGTGCCACGCTTCATGGATGCCCTGTATACTCTCGACGCCGATTCCACCCTGCTAGCCTCTCGTCTGGAGCTGACCGATGTCACTTGA
- the thiE gene encoding thiamine phosphate synthase, with translation MSLDLSLYLVTDPALCAERGLEATVMAAVRGGVSVVQLRDKHASDAEMIAQAIRLKALLDEYEVPLIINDRIEVALASGADGLHIGQSDGDPIEARRRLGENALIGLSVQTLEQLKAVDVERIDYLGLGPVYATPTKPDHAAPLGIEGLTQLVRSSPLPTVAIGGISLANAGEVMTSGTDGLAVVSALCSAEDPAAAAQQFLAQYPF, from the coding sequence ATGTCACTTGATCTGTCCCTTTACCTGGTCACCGACCCTGCGCTGTGCGCCGAGCGCGGCCTGGAAGCCACCGTGATGGCCGCCGTGCGCGGTGGCGTCAGTGTCGTGCAGCTGCGCGACAAGCACGCCAGCGACGCGGAGATGATCGCCCAGGCCATCCGCCTCAAGGCGCTGCTGGACGAGTACGAGGTGCCGCTGATCATCAATGACCGCATCGAGGTCGCGCTGGCCAGTGGCGCCGATGGCCTGCACATCGGTCAGAGCGATGGAGATCCGATCGAGGCGCGTCGCCGTCTCGGCGAGAACGCCTTGATCGGCCTGTCGGTCCAGACGCTTGAGCAGCTCAAGGCTGTCGATGTCGAACGCATCGACTACCTCGGCCTCGGCCCGGTGTATGCCACCCCGACCAAGCCGGATCATGCCGCACCGCTGGGCATCGAGGGGCTCACGCAGCTCGTGCGCTCAAGCCCGCTGCCGACGGTCGCCATCGGCGGCATCTCGCTGGCCAATGCCGGTGAAGTCATGACCAGCGGCACCGACGGCCTCGCCGTCGTCTCGGCGCTGTGCAGTGCCGAAGATCCCGCCGCGGCCGCCCAGCAATTCCTGGCGCAGTATCCTTTCTGA
- a CDS encoding ethanolamine ammonia-lyase subunit EutC — protein sequence MNPEQPSADAVPRSLEPDAIVTPNPWQRLGQFTDARIGLGRAGISLPTNRSLEFQLAHARAQDAVHLPLEIPRLIEDLNQLTALANAPQIQRLHSRAVDRTTYLQRPDYGRRLDEDSRQQLSALDAQPADLAIVVVDGLSSLAVQNNAGPFIAALLEALAEDGPDAWSLAPISVVEQGRVAIGDEVGELLNARAVLVMVGERPGLSSPDSLGLYLTWQPRIGLSDASRNCISNVRPAGLDFAMAAQRLHYLLREARKLGLTGVGLKDRSGETALEGGTGIQNFLLS from the coding sequence ATGAACCCTGAACAGCCCTCTGCTGACGCGGTTCCGCGCAGCCTCGAACCCGATGCCATCGTCACGCCCAATCCCTGGCAGCGGCTTGGCCAGTTCACGGATGCGCGCATCGGCCTTGGCCGTGCCGGCATCAGCCTGCCAACCAATCGTTCGTTGGAATTCCAGCTGGCGCACGCCCGCGCCCAGGACGCCGTCCACCTGCCGCTGGAGATTCCCCGACTCATCGAGGACCTCAATCAGCTCACAGCGCTCGCGAACGCTCCGCAGATCCAGCGACTGCACAGTCGCGCCGTGGATCGCACCACCTACCTGCAACGCCCCGATTACGGCCGGCGCCTCGATGAGGATTCGCGTCAGCAGTTGTCCGCCCTCGACGCACAGCCTGCCGATCTGGCCATCGTGGTCGTCGATGGGCTCTCGTCTCTGGCGGTGCAGAACAATGCTGGGCCCTTCATCGCGGCACTGCTGGAGGCGCTGGCAGAAGACGGGCCGGATGCCTGGTCATTGGCACCGATCAGCGTGGTGGAGCAGGGGCGGGTCGCCATCGGCGATGAAGTCGGTGAGTTGCTCAATGCCCGAGCAGTGCTGGTGATGGTCGGCGAGCGTCCCGGCCTCAGCTCTCCGGACAGCCTCGGCCTCTATCTGACCTGGCAGCCGCGCATCGGCCTGAGCGATGCCAGCCGCAACTGCATCTCCAACGTGCGCCCGGCAGGGCTCGACTTCGCCATGGCTGCCCAGCGTCTGCACTACCTGCTGCGTGAGGCACGCAAGCTCGGCCTCACCGGCGTGGGTCTCAAGGACAGAAGCGGCGAGACGGCGCTGGAAGGCGGCACCGGTATTCAGAACTTCCTGCTGTCCTGA
- a CDS encoding ethanolamine ammonia-lyase subunit EutB codes for MSREYRYTLGSQVHRFANLAELMAKATPARSGDRLAGVIAETAEERVVAQLCLSELPLKTFLEDVLIPYEQDDITRLIIDEHDPVAFLPIAHLTVGDFRNWLLSDLATPALLAQVRAGITPEMAAAVSKLMRNQDLILVAKKCEVVTAFRNTIGKSGHLSTRLQPNHPTDDVTGIAASILDGLLYGNGDAVIGINPATDNVAQSIKLMRLMDEVIQKYSIPTQSCVLTHVTNTLECIEQGAPVDLVFQSIGGTQATNESFGVELSVLAEAQQAALSLKRGTVGDNVMYFETGQGSALSADAHHGLDQQTCEARAYAVARKYSPLLVNTVVGFIGPEYLFNGKEIIRAGLEDHFCGKLLGLPMGCDICYTNHADADQNDMDTLLTLLGVAGCNFIMGIPGSDDIMLNYQTTSFHDALYARRVLGLGPAPEFAAWLEEMQIFTDVATQALPSEMPDRFANSLRQVTGGGA; via the coding sequence ATGAGCCGCGAGTACCGTTACACCCTGGGCAGTCAGGTCCATCGTTTTGCCAATCTGGCCGAGCTGATGGCCAAGGCGACGCCCGCCCGCTCCGGAGATCGTCTTGCTGGCGTGATCGCGGAAACCGCCGAGGAGCGAGTCGTCGCTCAGTTGTGTCTGTCGGAGTTGCCCCTCAAGACTTTCCTCGAAGATGTGCTGATTCCCTACGAACAGGACGACATCACCCGCCTGATCATCGATGAGCATGATCCGGTGGCGTTCCTGCCGATCGCGCATCTCACCGTCGGCGACTTCCGCAACTGGCTGCTGAGTGACCTCGCGACCCCCGCGCTGCTGGCGCAGGTGCGCGCCGGCATCACCCCCGAAATGGCCGCCGCGGTCAGCAAGCTGATGCGCAATCAGGACCTGATTCTGGTCGCGAAGAAGTGCGAGGTGGTCACCGCCTTTCGCAATACCATCGGCAAGAGCGGCCATCTCTCGACCCGCCTGCAGCCCAACCATCCCACCGATGACGTCACCGGCATCGCGGCCAGCATTCTCGATGGCCTGCTCTACGGCAACGGCGACGCCGTGATCGGCATCAATCCGGCCACCGACAACGTGGCCCAGAGCATCAAGCTGATGCGTCTGATGGATGAGGTGATCCAGAAGTATTCGATTCCCACCCAGTCCTGCGTGCTGACCCACGTCACCAATACCCTCGAGTGCATCGAGCAGGGCGCCCCGGTGGATCTCGTCTTTCAGTCCATCGGCGGCACCCAGGCCACCAACGAGAGCTTCGGTGTCGAGCTCTCCGTGCTGGCGGAGGCACAGCAGGCTGCGCTGTCGCTCAAGCGCGGCACGGTGGGCGACAACGTGATGTATTTCGAGACCGGCCAAGGCAGTGCGCTGTCCGCCGATGCCCATCACGGCCTGGACCAGCAGACCTGCGAGGCGCGCGCCTATGCGGTGGCGCGCAAGTACTCGCCGCTATTGGTGAATACCGTGGTCGGCTTCATCGGCCCCGAGTATCTGTTCAATGGCAAGGAGATCATCCGTGCCGGCCTCGAGGACCACTTCTGCGGCAAGCTGCTGGGCCTGCCGATGGGCTGCGACATCTGCTACACCAATCATGCCGATGCCGATCAGAACGACATGGATACTCTGCTGACGCTGCTCGGGGTGGCGGGCTGCAACTTCATCATGGGCATCCCCGGCTCGGATGACATCATGCTCAACTATCAGACCACCTCCTTCCACGATGCTCTCTATGCACGGCGGGTGCTGGGCCTGGGCCCGGCGCCCGAATTCGCCGCCTGGCTCGAGGAGATGCAGATCTTCACCGATGTCGCCACCCAGGCACTGCCAAGCGAAATGCCCGACCGCTTCGCCAATTCACTGCGTCAGGTGACAGGAGGTGGCGCATGA
- a CDS encoding carboxymuconolactone decarboxylase family protein, giving the protein MAITSRLTELDDASMSAAQREVLAEILSGPRGNLDGPFLAWIHSPELADHAQRLGAFCRYATGLELRLSELAILTTAVWWKSQAEWQIHAPIAEQAGLAPEVITALREEREPAFEKDDERLVYRITCALYAERRVDDGLYGEAVAMFGETVVVELVGVLGYYALVAMTLNVFAVRRGDDIPLPFEEPSRT; this is encoded by the coding sequence ATGGCGATCACATCGCGCCTGACCGAACTGGATGACGCCAGCATGAGCGCGGCTCAGCGCGAGGTGCTGGCCGAGATTCTCAGCGGCCCGCGCGGCAATCTGGACGGCCCCTTCCTGGCCTGGATCCACAGTCCCGAGCTTGCCGATCATGCCCAGCGCCTCGGCGCCTTCTGTCGCTACGCCACCGGCCTCGAGCTGCGCCTCAGCGAGCTGGCGATTCTCACCACGGCGGTGTGGTGGAAATCCCAGGCTGAATGGCAGATTCACGCGCCGATCGCCGAGCAGGCCGGCCTCGCGCCAGAGGTCATCACGGCGCTGCGCGAGGAGCGTGAACCCGCGTTTGAAAAAGACGATGAGCGGTTGGTCTATCGCATCACCTGCGCCCTCTACGCTGAGCGGCGTGTCGATGATGGACTTTACGGCGAGGCCGTCGCGATGTTCGGCGAAACCGTGGTGGTGGAGCTGGTCGGGGTGCTGGGGTATTACGCCCTGGTGGCCATGACGCTGAATGTCTTCGCCGTCCGGCGCGGTGATGACATCCCGCTACCCTTCGAGGAGCCGAGCCGAACTTGA
- a CDS encoding aspartate aminotransferase family protein → MSHVLHRNLNQEYPTAVKGDGPYIIDREGRRYLDASGGAAVSCLGHSDEAVAQAIKDQVSQLAYAHTSFFTSDPMEQLADFLIERAPAGLDAVYFVSGGSEAVEAALKLARQYFVEIGQPQRKHLIARRQSYHGNTLGALATGGNAWRRQQFEPLLINVSHVSPCYAYRDQQPDETPEAMGIRLAAELEEEILRLGADNVMAFVAEPVVGATLGAVTAVPGYFRRIREVCDRYGVLLILDEVMCGMGRTGSLFAAEQEGITADLITIAKGLGAGYQPIGATLVSQRIRDAIANGSGFFQHGHTYIGHATACAAALAVQQTIETRDLLTRVNVLGEGLKARLNERFAQHPHVGDIRGRGLFQGLELVADRDSKRPFDPALKLHARLKKAAMAEGLMCYPMGGTLDGRRGDHILLAPPFILQESHLDELTAKLGRAIDTTLASL, encoded by the coding sequence ATGAGCCACGTACTGCATCGCAACCTCAATCAGGAGTATCCCACCGCCGTGAAGGGCGATGGCCCCTACATCATCGATCGCGAGGGTCGCCGTTATCTGGATGCCAGCGGTGGTGCGGCCGTGTCATGCCTGGGGCACAGCGACGAGGCGGTGGCGCAGGCCATCAAGGATCAGGTCAGCCAACTGGCCTACGCGCACACCTCGTTTTTCACCAGTGACCCGATGGAGCAACTGGCCGACTTTCTCATCGAACGCGCCCCTGCAGGGCTCGACGCCGTCTACTTCGTCTCCGGCGGCTCGGAAGCGGTCGAGGCGGCGCTCAAGCTGGCCCGTCAGTATTTCGTCGAGATCGGCCAGCCCCAGCGCAAGCATCTGATCGCGCGGCGCCAGAGCTATCACGGCAATACGCTGGGTGCGCTGGCCACCGGCGGCAACGCCTGGCGCCGTCAGCAATTCGAGCCGCTGCTGATCAACGTCAGCCACGTCAGCCCCTGCTACGCCTATCGGGACCAGCAGCCCGACGAGACGCCCGAGGCGATGGGCATTCGTCTCGCCGCCGAGCTTGAGGAGGAAATCCTGCGCCTGGGCGCCGACAACGTGATGGCCTTCGTGGCCGAGCCGGTGGTCGGTGCCACCCTGGGCGCCGTCACGGCGGTGCCGGGTTACTTCAGACGCATCCGCGAGGTCTGTGATCGCTACGGCGTGCTGCTGATTCTCGACGAGGTGATGTGCGGCATGGGGCGTACCGGCAGCCTGTTCGCCGCCGAGCAGGAGGGCATCACGGCGGACCTGATCACCATCGCCAAGGGCCTGGGCGCCGGCTACCAGCCAATCGGCGCGACTCTGGTCAGCCAGCGCATCCGTGATGCCATCGCCAATGGCTCCGGTTTCTTCCAGCACGGCCATACCTACATCGGCCATGCCACCGCCTGTGCTGCGGCGCTGGCAGTTCAGCAGACCATCGAAACCCGCGACCTGCTCACGCGTGTCAACGTCCTCGGCGAGGGGCTCAAGGCGCGCCTGAACGAGCGCTTCGCGCAGCATCCCCATGTCGGCGACATCCGCGGTCGTGGCCTCTTCCAGGGGCTGGAACTGGTGGCGGACCGCGACAGCAAGCGCCCCTTCGATCCGGCCCTCAAGCTGCACGCCCGGCTCAAGAAGGCCGCCATGGCCGAAGGCCTGATGTGCTATCCGATGGGCGGCACTCTCGATGGCCGCCGGGGCGATCACATCCTGCTGGCGCCGCCGTTCATTCTGCAGGAGTCGCACCTGGACGAGCTCACCGCCAAGCTGGGGCGTGCCATCGATACCACCTTGGCCAGCCTGTGA
- a CDS encoding MurR/RpiR family transcriptional regulator, protein MPPSSRALGPASPGSPPETLEGLKQLLAAIDRREVEIRLGASSRRVLAVLIESPQRTAVSSISQLAELTGVNASTFSRLAQRLGYEGFSRFQDVFRQAVTDGEHFYSQQASQLLARDADSSAMAQLARLGRQESANILSMLERVDAAAFEAATTLLAEAPRVRLHGMRQFNSLALFMAYGLGMLRSDVAPLDASRQGVADALAQLTAGDVLVVASCFPYTPSVVACAEVAVKRGVEVIALTDSASSPLEPLARYSFHVPNHSLFYSNSMSAFMFLAEGLLSEVASKLGDAGVASLKQREAIITELGGARG, encoded by the coding sequence ATGCCCCCATCCTCCCGAGCCCTCGGGCCCGCATCCCCTGGCTCGCCGCCGGAGACCCTGGAGGGGTTGAAGCAGTTGCTGGCGGCGATCGATCGCCGTGAGGTGGAGATTCGTCTCGGCGCGAGTTCCCGGCGCGTGCTGGCGGTGCTGATCGAGTCCCCGCAACGCACGGCGGTGTCTTCCATCAGCCAGCTGGCGGAGCTGACCGGCGTGAACGCCTCGACCTTCTCGCGTCTGGCCCAGCGGCTGGGCTACGAGGGCTTCAGCCGATTTCAGGACGTCTTTCGCCAGGCGGTGACGGATGGCGAGCATTTCTACAGCCAGCAGGCCTCGCAGCTGCTGGCGCGAGACGCCGATAGCAGCGCCATGGCCCAGCTTGCGCGGCTGGGGCGTCAGGAGAGCGCCAACATCCTCAGCATGCTGGAGAGGGTGGACGCCGCGGCCTTCGAGGCCGCGACCACCTTGCTGGCCGAGGCGCCGCGCGTGCGCCTGCACGGCATGCGACAGTTCAATTCCCTGGCACTGTTCATGGCCTATGGGCTGGGCATGCTGCGCTCGGACGTGGCACCGCTGGACGCCAGTCGTCAGGGCGTGGCGGATGCGCTGGCTCAGCTGACGGCGGGTGATGTGCTGGTGGTGGCCAGTTGCTTCCCCTATACCCCGAGCGTGGTGGCCTGCGCCGAGGTGGCGGTGAAGCGTGGTGTCGAGGTGATCGCGCTGACCGATTCGGCCAGCTCTCCGCTGGAGCCGCTGGCGCGCTACAGCTTCCATGTGCCCAATCACAGCCTTTTTTATAGCAACAGCATGAGCGCTTTCATGTTTCTCGCCGAAGGCCTGCTCAGTGAGGTGGCCAGCAAGCTGGGCGATGCCGGGGTGGCCTCGCTCAAGCAGCGCGAGGCGATCATCACGGAGTTGGGGGGCGCACGTGGCTGA
- a CDS encoding endonuclease, with protein MALTVPVVLGAAASSQADAVIASWNLKHAGWNNGKHLEQVAAVASHMDLIGLQEVMKEEVVSELEQQLEALTGDEWDSLVSHEVGRSAYTERYAYLYRDKTIAYQGGATVYLDPEDVFSREPLLATFVEKDSGRAFSAANVHIVYGDSKADRAPEIRALADIYDLMKEISPGTPAIIMGDFNMAPDEPAWGDLRTLGLRPLITEGATTLSKTDGRYASLYDNIWYVPSEWPSASGDVFRFPDYLGISHEAARADVSDHAPIYLSVTGETLALLPLDGGQPQAAGTEVASRASNASSSASQTCIDLNTANADQLDRLPNIGPARAADIIRQRPWSSSGQLTRISGIGKGTLSEIVASGMLCS; from the coding sequence ATGGCGCTGACAGTGCCCGTAGTGCTGGGCGCTGCGGCCAGCAGTCAGGCGGATGCGGTGATCGCCAGCTGGAATCTGAAGCATGCCGGCTGGAACAACGGCAAGCATCTCGAGCAGGTCGCGGCGGTGGCGAGCCATATGGATCTGATCGGTCTGCAGGAGGTGATGAAGGAGGAGGTCGTCAGCGAGCTCGAGCAGCAGCTTGAGGCGTTGACCGGTGATGAGTGGGACAGCCTGGTCAGCCATGAGGTAGGGCGCAGTGCCTATACCGAGCGCTACGCCTATCTGTATCGAGACAAGACGATCGCTTATCAGGGCGGGGCGACCGTCTATCTCGATCCCGAGGATGTGTTCTCGCGTGAGCCACTGCTGGCCACCTTCGTCGAGAAGGACAGCGGGCGGGCCTTCAGCGCCGCCAACGTGCATATCGTCTATGGCGACAGCAAGGCGGATCGCGCGCCGGAAATCCGTGCACTGGCGGATATCTACGACCTGATGAAGGAAATCTCGCCCGGCACCCCGGCGATCATCATGGGCGATTTCAACATGGCGCCGGATGAGCCTGCCTGGGGAGACCTGCGTACCCTCGGCCTGCGCCCGCTGATCACCGAGGGCGCGACGACGCTCTCCAAGACCGATGGCCGCTATGCCTCGCTCTACGACAACATCTGGTATGTGCCGAGCGAATGGCCCAGCGCCAGCGGCGATGTGTTCCGTTTCCCGGACTATCTGGGTATCAGTCATGAGGCGGCGCGTGCCGATGTCTCCGATCACGCCCCGATCTATCTGTCGGTGACCGGCGAGACACTGGCGTTGCTGCCACTGGACGGCGGCCAGCCGCAGGCGGCGGGCACAGAGGTGGCCAGTCGTGCATCCAACGCCTCCAGTTCGGCGAGTCAGACCTGTATCGACCTCAACACCGCCAACGCCGATCAGCTGGATCGCCTGCCCAATATCGGGCCGGCACGCGCCGCCGATATCATCCGTCAGCGTCCATGGAGTTCCAGCGGTCAACTGACCCGCATCAGTGGCATCGGCAAGGGCACGCTGAGCGAGATCGTCGCCAGCGGCATGCTGTGCAGCTGA
- a CDS encoding TSUP family transporter produces MPAALCDAHQGEYFARVSYCRGAMQAMMAGDAHAGAGAAPPLLFPPPLAHGDFMEPWQLVAIMMSLALASYIQTLTGFAFGLIVMGLLATLNVLPIESAALLCALLSLFNNTMALRGHWREIDLTLARRLLMTSLPLLPVGYFLASWLGEAHTPLLGMLLGIVILIACVALLVQPTPRSTLSPRWHFHLAGGLSGLMGGLFAANGPPLVVMLYRQPMTLIAIRCTLFGVFLLGGLVRMGLSIASPGRAGEHLQDLLMIGAAGIFVVIGFTELARRYPPPLSDTHLRQMAYAILLIASGNLILKGLI; encoded by the coding sequence ATGCCCGCGGCCTTGTGTGACGCACATCAAGGTGAGTACTTTGCGCGAGTGTCATACTGCCGGGGCGCAATGCAGGCTATGATGGCAGGCGACGCGCATGCTGGAGCCGGCGCCGCTCCGCCCCTTCTATTCCCCCCCCCCCTTGCCCACGGAGACTTCATGGAGCCTTGGCAACTTGTCGCCATCATGATGAGCCTGGCACTCGCCAGCTATATCCAGACCCTGACCGGTTTCGCCTTCGGATTGATCGTGATGGGCCTGCTGGCGACCCTCAATGTACTGCCAATAGAGAGTGCTGCTCTGCTGTGCGCTCTGCTCAGCCTGTTCAACAACACCATGGCACTGCGCGGCCATTGGCGTGAAATCGACCTCACTCTGGCTCGGCGTCTGTTGATGACCAGCCTGCCGCTGCTGCCGGTCGGTTACTTTCTCGCCAGCTGGCTAGGTGAGGCACATACGCCCTTGCTGGGCATGCTGCTGGGCATCGTCATCCTGATCGCCTGCGTGGCACTGCTGGTCCAGCCCACGCCGCGCAGCACGCTATCCCCGCGCTGGCACTTTCACCTCGCCGGGGGGCTGTCCGGTCTGATGGGTGGACTGTTTGCGGCAAACGGCCCCCCGCTGGTCGTGATGCTCTATCGCCAACCGATGACCCTGATCGCGATCCGCTGCACCCTTTTCGGCGTATTTCTGCTCGGGGGACTGGTACGTATGGGGCTGTCCATCGCATCTCCCGGACGCGCTGGAGAACATCTCCAGGATCTGCTGATGATCGGGGCAGCCGGCATCTTCGTCGTGATCGGCTTTACTGAACTCGCTCGCCGCTATCCTCCGCCCCTGAGCGATACCCACCTGCGTCAGATGGCATACGCCATCCTGCTGATCGCCAGTGGCAACCTGATCCTCAAGGGCTTGATCTGA